In a genomic window of Erigeron canadensis isolate Cc75 chromosome 5, C_canadensis_v1, whole genome shotgun sequence:
- the LOC122600039 gene encoding protein OS-9 homolog, giving the protein MGCKNMMCVFVILITLFKYDVVAADQIFPTHSGGLSRSSREPKYDIEFHTEDSPFLPDDDQESVAMPKKNGEKFLCYLPKVEKSKSDKPTIRQNTSSLILETEKRFKLKTPDELLEALKDECFIRQEGWWTYEICYQKKLRQVHLEDGKVVQEFVLGEYDAEATAAYNRNESNISTLKDPRSKDASQRYHAHQYTNGTMCDLTNEPRETEVRFVCSEPRAMISSITELSTCKYALTIQCPMLCKHPLFQEERPVWYTINCNPLSKDYKQPNAEDDTLDRRIAMITNKESSSSRPVSEEYAT; this is encoded by the exons ATGGGTTGTAAAAATATGATGTGCGTTTTTGTTATATTGATCACTTTGTTCAAATACGACGTCGTTGCAGCAGACCAGATCTTCCCAACTCATTCAG GTGGCTTAAGTCGCAGCTCTCGAGAACCAAAATACGATATTGAGTTTCACACAGAAGATTCACCATTCCTTCCT GACGATGATCAAGAATCTGTGGCCATGCCAAAGAAGAACGGAGAAAAATTTCTTTGTTACTTGCCTAAGGTGGAGAAATCAAAGAGTGACAAGCCAACCATACGTCAAAACACATCCAGTTTGATTTTGGAAACTGAAAAACGCTTCAAGTTGAAGACACCAGATGAACTACTTGAAGCACTTAAAGACGAATGCTTTATAAGG CAAGAAGGATGGTGGACATATGAAATTTGTTATCAAAAGAAGTTGCGTCAAGTTCATCTGGAGGATGGTAAG GTTGTTCAAGAATTTGTATTGGGTGAATATGATGCCGAAGCTACAGCTGCTTACAACCGTAACGAATCTAACATTTCAACTTTGAAAGATCCTCGTTCGAAAGATGCATCACAAAG GTATCATGCTCATCAATACACAAATGGAACCATGTGTGATCTTACAAATGAGCCTCGAGAAACTGAG GTGAGATTTGTTTGTTCTGAACCTAGAGCTATGATTAGTTCTATCACCGAGTTATCAACTTGTAAATATGCACTCACAATTCAGTGCCCAATGCTTTGCAAACACCC GTTGTTCCAAGAAGAAAGACCAGTTTGGTATACAATCAACTGCAATCCACTCTCGAAAGATTACAAACAACCAAATGCAGAGGATGACACTCTGGATCGTAGGATTGCAATGATAACTAATAAGGAATCGTCATCGTCCAGGCCGGTTTCAGAAGAATATGCAACATAA
- the LOC122600038 gene encoding calcium uptake protein, mitochondrial-like has product MHFSSAFIRKKLFNLTTHPAIVSRIIYGHDHSTRLIATKSGNQPLSIGSVSNNERYKRVDSLIESLKSGIVVVGLSLGLCYFNYKSLTNSHFVYAYLESDKSTESEKKPTYILPDTYRRKVFFKYEKRIRTQSPPEKVFEYFASYRSPEGEPYMTPADLMRAVVPVFPPSEASRVREGSLKGELGPSELHCPPSEFFMLFDTNNDGLISFAEYIFFVTLLSIPESSFCVAFKMFDLDNDGEIDKEEFKKVMELMRAQHRQGVRHRDGLRNGLKVSRTVENGGLLEYFFGKDGKSRLAYGKFVQFLKDLHNEILSLEFAHYDYKSKGTISAKDFALSMVASADMGHINKFLDRVEELNDEPSLKSIRITLDDFMKFAELRTQLRPLSLAIFSYGKVNGLLTKKDFQRATEQVCGIALNDNVIDIIYYLFDVNRDGRLSSDEFLRVLQRREEDKLQPREAGLVGLISCWLQCSRSNCSTSRILF; this is encoded by the exons ATGCATTTTTCCTCTGCATTCATAAGAAAAAAACTGTTTAATTTGACCACCCATCCAGCTATTGTGTCACGAATAATCTACGGGCATGACCACAGCACTCGTTTAATCGCAACGAAATCTGGCAACCAGCCATTGAGCATTGGGTCGGTGTCTAATAACGAACGTTACAAGAGGGTTGATTCCCTAATTGAATCGTTAAAATCTGGAATTGTTGTAGTTGGATTGAGTTTAGGActttgttattttaattataaatcttTGACAAACTCACATTTTGTGTATGCGTACTTGGAATCTGATAAGTCTACAGAGTCTGAGAAGAAGCCGACGTATATACTTCCAGATACGTATAGAAGAAAAGTTTTCTTCAAGTACGAAAAGAGGATAAGAACTCAAAGTCCACCGGAGAAG GTGTTTGAGTATTTTGCATCTTACCGATCTCCTGAGGGTGAGCCATATATGACTCCTGCCGATTTAATGAGAGCCGTGGTGCCAGTGTTTCCTCCTTCTGAAGCTTCTCGTGTTCGAGAGGGCAGCTTGAAAGGAGAGTTGGGGCCTAGTGAGTTACATTGTCCTCCTTCAGAATTCTTCATGCTTTTCGATACTAATAACGATGGGCTTATTTCTTTTGCCGA atatatattttttgttacgCTCCTAAGTATTCCCGAATCAAGCTTCTGCGTAGCTTTTAAGATGTTTGATCTAGATAATGATGG AGAAATCGACAAGGAGGAATTCAAGAAAGTAATGGAATTGATGCGAGCTCAACATAGACAAGGAGTACGACATAGGGATGGGCTGCGTAACGGGCTAAAAGTTTCAAGGACTGTCGAGAACGGTGGCCTTCTTGAGTATTTCTTTGGTAAAGATGGAAAATCACGCCTAGCTTATGGGAAATTCGTTCAGTTCTTGAAAGATTTGCATAATGAG ATTTTGTCTCTTGAATTTGCTCATTACGACTACAAGTCAAAAGGGACGATATCTGCAAAAGACTTTGCATTATCAATGGTAGCATCTGCTGATATGGGACATATTAACAAGTTTCTTGACCGAGTTGAAGAACTAAATGATGAACCAAGTCTCAAGAGCATCCGCATAACATTAGATGATTTCATGAAGTTTGCAGAGTTAAGAACGCAACTCAGACCTCTATCTCTTGCCATCTTTAGTTACGGAAAAGTGAACGGGCTCCTTACAAAGAAGGATTTCCAAAGAGCAACCGAGCAG GTTTGCGGAATTGCTTTAAATGACAATGTGAttgatataatatattactTATTTGATGTGAATCGGGATGGAAGGTTAAGCTCAGATGAGTTTTTAAGAGTCTTGCAGAGGCGAGAGGAGGATAAACTACAGCCAAGGGAGGCAGGGCTTGTTGGCTTAATCTCATGCTGGTTGCAATGCTCGAGAAGCAATTGTTCTACGTCAAGGATTCTTTTTTAG